A portion of the Microlunatus phosphovorus NM-1 genome contains these proteins:
- a CDS encoding ATP-binding cassette domain-containing protein yields MPHPADSHDLIRVIGARVNNLKDVSVDLPKRRLSVFTGVSGSGKSSLVFGTIAAESQRLINETYSTFVQGFMPSLGRPDVDVLDGLTTAIIVDQERMGANIRSTVGTATDANAMLRILFSRLGQPHIGSSQAFSFNVASVSGAGAVTLEKGGVTTKERRSFSITGGMCARCEGTGAVTDFDLTALYDANKSISEGALTIPGYTMDGWYGRIFRGCGFFDADKPIKDFTQRELAALLYKEPTKIKVEGINVNYEGLIPRIQKSFLSKDVDAMQPHIRAFVERAVTFATCPECGGTRLNEGARSSKIKGISIADACAMQISDLAAWVRELDDPSVAPLLANLRGTLDSFVEIGLGYLSLERPAGTLSGGEAQRTRMIRHLGSSLTDVTYVFDEPTIGLHPHDIQRMNELLLQLRDKGNTVLVVEHKPEAIAIADHVVDLGPRAGAGGGEVVFEGTVDELRRSSTLTGRHLDDRARLKPSVRTANGALEVRGADTHNLRNVDVDIPLGVLVVLTGVAGSGKSSLINGSVAGREGVVTIDQTGIKGSRRSNPATYTGLLDPIRKAFAKANGVKPALFSPNSEGACPNCNGAGVIYTDLAMMAGVATTCEVCEGKRFDASVLEYTLGGRDISEVLAMSAADAEAFFGSGDARTPAAHKILERFVDVGLGYLTLGQPLTTLSGGERQRLKLATHMGEKGGVYILDEPTTGLHLADVEQLLGLLDRLVDAGKSVIVIEHHQAVMAHADWIIDLGPGAGHDGGRIVFEGTPADLVAAQSTLTGQHLAAYVGESVAAG; encoded by the coding sequence ATGCCCCACCCCGCCGACAGCCACGACCTGATCCGAGTGATCGGGGCGCGGGTCAACAACCTCAAAGACGTCAGTGTCGACCTGCCGAAGCGTCGGTTGAGTGTCTTTACCGGCGTGTCCGGGTCGGGCAAGAGCTCGCTGGTCTTCGGCACCATTGCCGCCGAGTCGCAGCGGCTGATCAACGAGACCTACAGCACCTTCGTCCAGGGTTTCATGCCGAGTTTGGGCCGGCCGGATGTGGACGTCCTTGACGGGCTCACCACCGCGATCATCGTGGACCAGGAGCGGATGGGCGCCAACATCCGCTCGACCGTCGGCACCGCGACCGACGCCAACGCGATGCTGCGGATCCTGTTCAGCCGACTCGGCCAGCCACACATCGGGTCGTCCCAGGCGTTCTCGTTCAATGTGGCCTCGGTCAGCGGCGCCGGTGCGGTGACGCTGGAGAAGGGCGGGGTGACGACCAAGGAGCGGCGCAGCTTCAGCATCACCGGTGGCATGTGCGCCCGCTGTGAGGGCACCGGCGCGGTGACCGATTTCGACCTGACTGCGCTCTACGACGCGAACAAGTCGATCAGCGAGGGCGCGTTGACCATCCCCGGCTACACGATGGACGGCTGGTATGGACGAATCTTTCGGGGCTGCGGGTTTTTCGACGCCGACAAGCCGATCAAGGACTTCACCCAACGCGAGTTGGCGGCCCTGCTCTACAAGGAGCCGACCAAGATCAAGGTCGAGGGCATCAACGTCAACTACGAGGGCTTGATCCCGCGGATCCAGAAGTCGTTCCTGTCCAAGGACGTCGACGCCATGCAGCCGCACATCCGGGCCTTCGTGGAGCGGGCGGTCACCTTCGCCACCTGCCCGGAGTGCGGTGGCACCCGTCTGAACGAAGGGGCCCGCTCGTCGAAGATCAAAGGGATCAGCATCGCCGATGCCTGCGCGATGCAGATCAGCGATCTGGCCGCCTGGGTCCGCGAGTTGGATGACCCGTCGGTGGCGCCGTTGCTGGCCAACCTGCGCGGCACCTTGGACTCGTTCGTCGAGATCGGGCTGGGCTATCTGAGTCTCGAGCGGCCCGCCGGCACACTCTCGGGTGGCGAGGCGCAGCGCACCAGGATGATCCGGCACCTCGGCTCATCGTTGACCGACGTCACGTACGTGTTCGACGAGCCGACCATCGGTCTGCACCCGCATGACATCCAGCGGATGAACGAGCTGCTGCTACAGCTGCGGGACAAGGGCAACACGGTGCTGGTCGTCGAGCACAAGCCGGAGGCGATCGCCATCGCCGACCATGTCGTCGATCTCGGGCCGAGGGCGGGTGCCGGAGGTGGCGAGGTCGTCTTCGAGGGCACCGTGGACGAGTTGCGGCGCAGCAGCACTCTCACGGGGCGGCATCTTGATGATCGGGCACGGTTGAAGCCATCGGTGCGGACGGCGAATGGCGCATTGGAGGTCCGTGGGGCCGACACGCACAACCTGCGCAACGTGGACGTCGACATCCCGCTCGGTGTGCTGGTGGTGCTCACCGGCGTGGCGGGGTCGGGCAAGAGCTCGCTGATCAATGGCTCGGTCGCTGGGCGCGAGGGTGTGGTGACCATCGACCAGACCGGAATCAAGGGGTCGCGGCGCAGCAATCCCGCGACGTACACCGGTCTGCTGGACCCGATCCGCAAGGCGTTCGCCAAAGCCAATGGTGTGAAGCCGGCGCTGTTCAGCCCGAACTCCGAGGGCGCCTGCCCCAACTGCAACGGCGCCGGGGTGATCTACACCGACCTGGCGATGATGGCCGGGGTGGCCACCACGTGCGAGGTGTGCGAGGGCAAGCGGTTCGACGCCTCGGTGCTGGAATACACGCTGGGCGGGCGAGACATCAGTGAGGTGCTCGCCATGTCGGCTGCCGACGCCGAGGCGTTCTTCGGTTCCGGCGACGCCCGTACGCCGGCCGCGCACAAGATCCTGGAGCGGTTCGTCGACGTCGGCCTCGGCTATCTCACCTTGGGCCAGCCGCTCACGACCTTGTCCGGCGGCGAGCGGCAGCGGCTGAAGCTGGCGACGCACATGGGGGAGAAGGGCGGGGTCTACATCCTGGACGAGCCGACCACCGGCCTGCACCTGGCTGACGTGGAGCAGCTGCTCGGTCTGCTCGACCGGCTGGTCGACGCCGGCAAGTCGGTGATCGTGATCGAGCACCATCAGGCCGTGATGGCTCATGCCGACTGGATCATCGACCTAGGCCCAGGTGCCGGCCACGACGGAGGCCGGATCGTCTTCGAGGGCACGCCTGCTGATCTCGTCGCTGCTCAGTCGACCTTGACCGGACAGCATCTCGCGGCGTACGTGGGGGAGTCGGTCGCTGCCGGCTGA
- a CDS encoding HNH endonuclease signature motif containing protein: MSVGCSTVSDMSTAAVMEAIGQTDLPDTAAGAAAAADTPAAPDDVTVRLDETLDWLHSLVSARGVDQGLVSDAARIDRIAVCERLQASLEAVKAVEMVAFAQSQSAEQMRLGVHPRKIGGGIADQIALACKVSPTEGSRRLHVARDLVLDMPHTLDLLATGEIGGWTTRLIVGQLSHLDRATRARLDAELAGKDLGSMGAKQAEAAAKRLAYEADPAAATERAKKARKDRRVTLRPAPDTMSLLTGLLPVEQGVACYAALDAAAKTAKAAGDTRSRGQIMADTLVARLTGQEKAEDTGFEVGVIMPLGALLDPGDQRPAELIGQDLLPADLIRDLIKDAEARCWWRRLFTRPTGDGGQLIVDADKRRRTFASWLVHLIRCRDKVCQDPYCGAPIRHLDHIHRHADGGAATATNGRGVCERGNYIRELPGWTVQIIDTDTHTVEIITPTGHHYRSRPPEPP, from the coding sequence GTGTCAGTGGGTTGCTCTACCGTTTCGGATATGAGCACAGCAGCGGTGATGGAGGCAATCGGACAGACCGACCTGCCCGACACTGCTGCTGGCGCAGCTGCCGCTGCCGATACGCCGGCCGCTCCTGACGATGTGACGGTCCGGTTGGATGAGACGTTGGACTGGTTACACAGTCTCGTCTCGGCGCGTGGCGTGGATCAGGGTTTGGTGTCGGATGCGGCTCGGATTGACCGGATCGCGGTGTGTGAACGTCTCCAAGCCAGTCTGGAGGCGGTCAAAGCGGTGGAGATGGTCGCGTTCGCCCAGTCCCAGTCGGCGGAGCAGATGCGGTTGGGTGTGCATCCACGGAAGATCGGCGGCGGGATCGCCGACCAAATCGCCCTTGCCTGCAAAGTGTCCCCCACCGAGGGATCGCGCCGGTTGCATGTCGCCCGGGACCTGGTGCTGGACATGCCCCACACCCTGGATCTGCTCGCGACCGGTGAGATCGGTGGTTGGACCACAAGGTTGATCGTCGGCCAGTTATCCCATCTGGATCGGGCCACGAGGGCCCGGTTGGATGCCGAGTTGGCGGGCAAGGACCTCGGCTCCATGGGTGCGAAACAGGCCGAAGCGGCGGCGAAACGACTCGCCTATGAGGCGGATCCGGCCGCTGCGACGGAACGGGCGAAGAAGGCGCGGAAAGATCGGCGGGTGACGTTGCGGCCGGCACCGGACACGATGAGTCTGCTCACCGGATTGTTGCCGGTGGAGCAGGGTGTTGCCTGCTATGCCGCGTTGGACGCGGCGGCGAAGACCGCGAAAGCGGCCGGGGACACCCGGTCCAGGGGGCAGATCATGGCCGACACCCTGGTTGCCCGGTTGACCGGGCAGGAGAAGGCGGAGGACACCGGATTCGAAGTCGGGGTGATCATGCCCCTCGGCGCACTTCTGGACCCGGGCGATCAGCGACCCGCCGAACTCATCGGCCAGGACTTACTCCCAGCTGATCTGATCCGTGACCTGATCAAAGACGCCGAGGCCCGGTGTTGGTGGCGCAGGTTGTTCACCCGCCCCACCGGTGATGGTGGCCAGTTGATCGTGGATGCGGACAAACGGCGTCGTACGTTCGCCAGTTGGCTAGTCCATCTGATCCGCTGCCGCGACAAGGTGTGTCAGGATCCCTATTGTGGGGCGCCGATCCGGCATCTCGACCATATCCACCGTCACGCCGACGGCGGTGCCGCCACCGCCACGAACGGGCGAGGGGTGTGTGAACGCGGTAACTACATCCGCGAACTGCCCGGCTGGACCGTCCAGATCATCGACACCGACACTCACACCGTCGAGATCATCACCCCCACCGGACACCACTACCGCAGCCGACCACCTGAACCACCCTGA
- a CDS encoding RNA polymerase sigma factor yields the protein MAIVNPTTPELEDLAPEESWVSELNGSGPSRHVAQRNLHDLLVRSTRHQVWRLRHQLPGAGEGDLEDLAQQAADDALIAVLAKLDTFEGRSRFSTWVYKFGLLHAGVAVRRQAWRHREVALPDTLDSFDPGSSPEAIVQANDLSRAVRDLVASGLTPHQRRVTLALLVEQVPIDVLAERLGTNRNALYKTLHDARQRLRTGLIIAGYLDGSSTRSAS from the coding sequence ATGGCCATCGTGAACCCGACCACTCCGGAGCTCGAAGACCTGGCTCCGGAGGAGTCTTGGGTGAGCGAGCTCAACGGCAGTGGGCCGTCAAGACATGTCGCTCAACGGAATCTCCACGACCTGCTGGTCCGTTCCACCAGGCATCAGGTCTGGCGCCTGCGTCATCAACTGCCAGGTGCCGGGGAGGGCGACTTGGAGGATCTCGCTCAGCAGGCAGCAGACGACGCGTTGATCGCAGTTCTCGCCAAGCTCGACACCTTCGAGGGGCGCAGTCGGTTCAGCACGTGGGTCTACAAGTTCGGTCTCCTACACGCCGGTGTCGCCGTGCGTAGGCAGGCCTGGAGGCACCGCGAGGTGGCTCTTCCCGACACGCTGGACTCGTTCGATCCGGGCTCTTCTCCTGAGGCGATTGTGCAGGCCAACGACCTGTCGCGGGCTGTTCGGGACCTCGTGGCTAGTGGGCTGACCCCGCACCAACGCCGGGTCACCCTCGCGCTCCTGGTGGAGCAGGTGCCCATCGACGTACTGGCCGAACGACTCGGAACCAACCGCAACGCCTTGTACAAGACCCTGCACGACGCGCGACAACGACTACGCACCGGCCTGATCATTGCCGGCTACCTCGACGGATCATCCACCCGGAGCGCATCATGA
- a CDS encoding NUDIX hydrolase: MSARTTLVAARKVHGGGGSAVATTNYVEAGIGARPRVFAMSRARDRAANVVLGPEQTLLVIRRVKESRRYCVLPGGGVEPNEQPADSALRELQEETGLVGQIDRKLWTVEHPDRVAHYYLTTVNTSAGMRLGGPERERIFVGQHLRAHVDSAGRSRSDEPAAGRDPAIVDRSRPPWMMIGL; the protein is encoded by the coding sequence ATGAGCGCGAGGACGACACTGGTCGCTGCCAGGAAAGTCCACGGGGGTGGCGGATCGGCCGTTGCTACGACAAACTACGTCGAGGCAGGCATCGGAGCTCGGCCTAGAGTCTTCGCTATGTCGAGAGCCCGGGACCGCGCTGCCAATGTCGTCCTAGGCCCCGAACAGACGCTTCTCGTGATACGTCGTGTCAAGGAGAGCCGCCGCTACTGCGTCCTGCCTGGCGGCGGTGTCGAGCCGAATGAGCAGCCGGCTGATTCAGCTCTTCGTGAGCTTCAGGAGGAGACCGGTCTCGTGGGCCAGATAGACCGGAAGCTATGGACCGTCGAGCATCCCGATCGTGTTGCTCACTACTACCTGACTACCGTGAATACGTCTGCCGGTATGCGACTCGGCGGACCGGAGCGGGAACGCATTTTCGTTGGCCAACACCTACGAGCCCACGTGGATTCAGCTGGGCGATCTCGATCCGATGAACCTGCAGCCGGTCGAGATCCGGCCATTGTTGATCGCTCTCGACCGCCGTGGATGATGATCGGGCTGTGA
- a CDS encoding HAD family hydrolase, giving the protein MTSLSDGVVSAPTTSGSERSVARSAIRHVLFDADGVLQILPGGWYAAMEPYLGGRVQEFLHRTWKDEIPTLAGDGDYLSMLATTLVEFGVSEPVEAVYRDVWQRIERVEESFAIVESLRRNGYGVHLGTNQEQHRGDHMRTELRYDEIFDISCYSYDLGVAKPDPAFFAEAARRIGAEPSTILFIDDNAENIRGALTAGLEAIVWDVERGHNSLVLLLAEHGVACV; this is encoded by the coding sequence GTGACATCGCTATCCGACGGAGTCGTGTCGGCCCCGACGACTTCCGGCTCCGAGCGTTCCGTCGCCAGGTCGGCGATCCGGCACGTCCTCTTTGACGCGGACGGGGTGCTGCAGATCCTCCCGGGTGGTTGGTACGCCGCCATGGAGCCTTACCTCGGCGGTCGGGTGCAGGAGTTCCTCCACCGTACGTGGAAGGACGAGATCCCTACCTTGGCGGGGGATGGTGACTACCTGTCGATGCTTGCGACCACGCTTGTCGAGTTCGGTGTCAGCGAGCCCGTCGAGGCTGTCTACCGCGATGTGTGGCAACGCATCGAGCGAGTCGAGGAGTCGTTCGCAATCGTGGAGTCATTGCGTCGCAACGGGTATGGGGTGCACCTGGGCACGAACCAGGAGCAGCATCGGGGAGATCACATGCGCACTGAGCTCCGGTATGACGAGATCTTCGACATCAGCTGCTACTCCTACGACCTTGGCGTCGCCAAACCCGACCCGGCCTTCTTCGCCGAGGCAGCCCGTCGCATCGGCGCTGAACCATCGACCATCCTGTTCATCGATGACAACGCAGAGAACATTCGAGGTGCGCTGACTGCGGGACTTGAAGCGATCGTCTGGGACGTTGAGCGCGGTCACAACTCACTGGTCCTGCTGCTCGCCGAGCACGGTGTGGCCTGCGTTTGA
- a CDS encoding SGNH/GDSL hydrolase family protein, translating to MIVVVVALTACAGSGTVSAAPSAQATVSGSFSPQPRVKKPHSYVALGDSWAYGGHCGNCKTFVGRYADKLNQRSGHRVVLTNLTVNGGTSGTTLASLRHDRGVRTAIAGADIIVIETGVNDLDERGTLDAVAAGTCGGRDGAQCLRAVARGWRTNFEAIAEEIDHLRRGKPTALRLVTSQNVFLSDPGIITEYGLPADFAMTGGKFLTEELRDAICHTARRHHGRCVDVGLLFNGPRGDMPRDENTEQSHEQVARALMKTGLAELR from the coding sequence ATGATCGTTGTTGTCGTCGCATTGACGGCCTGCGCAGGAAGCGGAACGGTGTCTGCCGCCCCGTCGGCCCAGGCAACCGTCAGCGGTTCGTTCTCGCCTCAACCGCGGGTGAAGAAGCCGCACTCCTATGTGGCGTTGGGCGACTCTTGGGCCTACGGGGGCCACTGCGGCAACTGCAAGACCTTCGTCGGACGGTATGCGGACAAACTGAACCAGCGGTCGGGGCATCGCGTGGTCTTGACTAACCTCACAGTGAACGGCGGCACCTCAGGCACGACGCTCGCGAGCTTGCGCCATGATCGGGGTGTCCGCACCGCGATCGCAGGGGCCGACATCATCGTGATCGAGACCGGGGTGAATGATCTGGACGAGCGAGGAACTCTCGACGCAGTGGCGGCGGGAACCTGCGGCGGACGAGACGGAGCTCAGTGTCTTCGGGCGGTTGCCCGAGGTTGGCGTACGAATTTCGAAGCAATCGCCGAGGAGATCGATCACCTTCGCCGCGGCAAGCCAACCGCATTGCGACTGGTGACGTCACAGAATGTGTTCCTTTCGGACCCCGGCATCATCACCGAATACGGCTTGCCGGCGGACTTCGCCATGACGGGAGGAAAATTCCTCACCGAGGAACTCCGCGACGCGATCTGTCACACGGCGCGGCGCCATCATGGCCGATGCGTTGATGTCGGGCTGCTTTTCAACGGCCCCCGCGGCGACATGCCACGTGACGAGAACACCGAGCAGTCCCACGAACAGGTTGCGCGGGCGCTGATGAAGACCGGGCTGGCTGAACTCCGCTGA
- the folE gene encoding GTP cyclohydrolase I FolE produces MSRNGRSPGRAPGLLERNGFRPVVTNNRPAVDLAAAEQAAGLLLNALGLDLADENLAETPRRMAHALIEMTNGPNFELTTFPNDEGYDELVLVQNIAMQSVCEHHMLPFVGVAHVGYLPGSRILGLSKFARMVELHARRPQTQERLTKRIADHLQAELDPKGVGVVIEAEHTCMSLRGARNPRARTTTSAMFGRLRDEPRSRAEFLALTRSQR; encoded by the coding sequence ATGAGTCGCAACGGCAGGTCTCCCGGGCGCGCACCGGGCCTGCTCGAGAGGAATGGCTTCCGTCCCGTGGTCACCAACAACCGTCCCGCAGTCGATCTCGCAGCCGCCGAGCAAGCAGCCGGGCTGCTGCTGAATGCGCTGGGGTTGGATCTGGCCGATGAGAATCTCGCCGAGACGCCACGTCGGATGGCACACGCTCTGATCGAGATGACCAACGGCCCGAACTTCGAGCTCACCACCTTCCCCAACGACGAGGGTTACGACGAACTGGTCCTGGTCCAGAACATCGCCATGCAGTCGGTCTGCGAGCATCACATGCTCCCCTTCGTCGGAGTCGCTCACGTCGGCTACCTTCCCGGTTCGCGCATCCTCGGTCTCTCGAAGTTCGCTCGCATGGTCGAGCTGCACGCCCGCCGCCCCCAGACCCAGGAACGACTGACCAAGCGCATCGCCGACCACCTCCAAGCCGAGCTGGATCCGAAGGGTGTCGGCGTGGTCATCGAGGCCGAGCACACCTGCATGAGCCTGCGCGGGGCCCGTAACCCCCGTGCCCGCACCACCACCTCCGCGATGTTCGGCAGACTGCGCGACGAGCCTCGTAGCCGCGCCGAGTTCCTCGCCCTCACCAGGAGTCAACGATGA
- a CDS encoding MerR family transcriptional regulator, protein MNDDLVPVGAFAKLSGLSEHTLRHYDAIGLLAPAHVDPRTGYRRYSPDQLTTARLIADLRWLGVSLAAARTVVADPDSVQARALLADQNDRLIRQRHHLDRQIAQCSAYATEGIRMPTIATTITPVQIKLGVSDKARAERFYEEAFGLVQRVVRHTRDRDDSAYQFGDYGQPGFFLLFFLDESSFDRPGPSTIGFLVPDLDGAHRRALRAGGVEAVAPAEQEDMPRSSAVTDPDGNWVWLYQG, encoded by the coding sequence GTGAACGACGATCTTGTCCCCGTGGGAGCCTTCGCGAAGCTGTCCGGGCTCAGCGAGCACACCCTGCGGCACTATGACGCGATCGGGCTGCTGGCGCCGGCCCACGTGGACCCCCGGACCGGCTACCGGCGATATTCGCCGGACCAGTTGACCACGGCTCGTCTGATCGCCGACCTGCGGTGGCTCGGTGTCTCGCTCGCCGCTGCCAGGACCGTCGTCGCCGACCCCGACTCCGTCCAGGCCCGCGCGCTGCTCGCCGATCAGAACGACCGGCTGATCAGGCAGCGCCATCACCTCGACCGTCAGATCGCTCAATGCTCCGCCTACGCCACCGAAGGGATCCGGATGCCTACGATCGCCACGACCATCACGCCGGTGCAGATCAAGCTCGGCGTGAGCGACAAGGCGCGAGCTGAGCGCTTCTACGAGGAAGCCTTCGGTTTGGTGCAACGGGTCGTCCGCCACACCCGCGACAGGGACGACAGCGCGTACCAGTTCGGTGACTACGGGCAGCCAGGGTTCTTCTTGCTGTTCTTCCTCGACGAGTCCAGCTTCGACCGTCCAGGACCCAGCACGATCGGCTTCCTCGTTCCCGATCTCGACGGGGCACATCGGCGCGCGTTGCGGGCCGGCGGTGTCGAGGCGGTCGCTCCGGCCGAGCAGGAGGACATGCCCAGGTCCAGCGCGGTGACAGATCCGGACGGCAACTGGGTCTGGCTGTACCAGGGTTGA
- a CDS encoding helix-turn-helix transcriptional regulator, translated as MAQNEAVMHDVNNYRDLAAAAYPAGWLSRSHQAARTSPRLNEILLPQGYSSELRLVLKSRGLVWGALVLFRSKPGPGFTDDDAAEICHLGEPLAQAIRTYTARSTLTPGATLPAGVINVDAADRLSVSSEAQTWIDDLVPGGDDETYARDVTRVVFEAAHALRRGRGKDAVCTVRTVSGRWMRLEAIAQPDDSDNVTVVLHDATASQRAGALAAYFQLTGRERQVVDQLYAGRAANQIGRKLGISTFTVNEHLRAIYRKSGSRSRQELLARLN; from the coding sequence ATGGCTCAGAACGAGGCCGTCATGCACGACGTGAACAACTACCGCGACCTCGCCGCGGCAGCGTACCCGGCGGGTTGGCTGTCCCGGTCCCACCAGGCCGCTCGGACAAGCCCGCGGCTCAACGAGATCCTTCTACCGCAGGGCTACTCCTCCGAGTTGCGGCTCGTGCTGAAGTCGCGAGGACTCGTCTGGGGGGCACTGGTCCTCTTCCGCAGCAAGCCCGGCCCGGGCTTTACCGACGACGACGCCGCCGAGATCTGCCACCTTGGCGAGCCGCTTGCCCAGGCGATTCGAACCTACACAGCTCGCAGCACGCTGACCCCTGGTGCCACACTCCCCGCTGGAGTGATCAATGTCGACGCGGCCGACAGGTTGAGCGTGTCGTCGGAGGCTCAGACCTGGATTGATGACCTCGTGCCGGGCGGCGATGACGAGACCTATGCCCGCGACGTTACCCGTGTGGTGTTCGAGGCGGCTCATGCGCTGCGCCGTGGGCGGGGCAAGGATGCCGTGTGCACCGTCCGTACGGTCAGCGGCCGCTGGATGCGGCTCGAGGCCATTGCTCAACCGGATGATTCCGACAATGTCACCGTCGTTCTGCACGACGCGACCGCGAGCCAACGCGCCGGAGCACTCGCCGCCTACTTCCAGTTGACCGGACGCGAGAGACAGGTCGTCGATCAGTTGTATGCAGGCAGGGCTGCCAACCAGATCGGCCGGAAGTTGGGCATCTCCACCTTTACCGTCAACGAACACCTGCGCGCCATCTACCGCAAGAGCGGCTCGCGTAGTAGGCAAGAACTGCTCGCGCGGCTTAACTGA
- a CDS encoding ATP-binding cassette domain-containing protein, producing the protein MSDEAVIRVRNLSKEFRRPRRFEGPLGGLRTLLTRQHSVVSAVEDVSFDIEPGELVGYLGPNGAGKSTTIKMLTGIMVPTSGTVEIAGLTPWQDRERNARQIGVVFGQRSQLWWDLPVIESFRLVKELYEVPAAMFDANLAMFTELLGMAEFLATPVRQLSLGQRMRADLAAAMLYEPAVLYLDEPTIGLDVLAKEAIRAFLAELNSARRTTIILTTHDLDDLERLATRLILIDHGQVVYDGDLATLKTRYAPYRDVVVQPSDPTQARDLTVLGTDVARVEDGKVWLRFKPRPAAGRCRRRRRAGGLRGLRPVYRRSRPRGCAAADLCRWRRIRSRCRMRGTVVRTGRVSWRSRFRASVVIAVLAGRSLWVYRSGLLISAGVLLVQIFALQMVWTWVYAGDSVVDGSGGVGEISLPVQLAYVTLSTAQFWALNHWGVYSLQQRVREGRIGTDLARPLDLLWQVTMGRVGTIAGCLPFALAALLIAMAFGGVVAPASAGALVAYLVALVLATVISVQLVLLLDMTSFWSLEVTGIYLSFTLVSRFLSGSLVPLWFMPDWLRVVAGLFPFQATTFSPVAIYLGVLQGSAMWQALGIAAAWAVVLGVALRLSWGRVLNRVVVQGG; encoded by the coding sequence ATGTCGGATGAAGCAGTGATCCGGGTGCGGAACCTGAGCAAGGAGTTCCGCAGACCGCGTCGGTTCGAGGGCCCGCTGGGTGGGTTGCGCACCTTGCTCACTCGACAACACAGTGTGGTGTCGGCGGTCGAGGATGTGTCGTTCGACATCGAGCCCGGCGAACTGGTCGGCTACCTCGGTCCGAACGGCGCCGGGAAGTCGACCACGATCAAGATGCTGACCGGGATCATGGTTCCGACGTCCGGGACAGTCGAGATCGCCGGGCTGACTCCGTGGCAGGACCGGGAGCGCAACGCACGCCAGATCGGGGTCGTGTTCGGCCAACGCTCACAGCTGTGGTGGGACCTGCCGGTGATCGAGTCGTTTCGGCTGGTGAAGGAGCTCTACGAGGTCCCGGCCGCGATGTTCGACGCCAATCTGGCGATGTTCACCGAGCTGCTCGGGATGGCTGAGTTCCTGGCGACACCGGTACGCCAGTTGTCGCTGGGTCAGCGGATGCGAGCAGATCTGGCTGCGGCCATGCTGTACGAGCCGGCCGTGCTCTATCTCGACGAGCCGACCATCGGACTGGACGTGCTGGCCAAGGAGGCGATCCGGGCCTTTCTCGCCGAGCTCAACAGCGCGCGGCGGACGACGATCATCTTGACCACCCATGACCTCGATGACCTCGAACGACTGGCCACTCGCCTGATCCTGATCGACCACGGTCAGGTCGTCTACGACGGCGATCTCGCCACCTTGAAGACCCGGTACGCCCCGTATCGGGACGTCGTCGTCCAGCCCAGCGATCCCACCCAGGCTCGCGACTTGACGGTGCTCGGCACCGACGTTGCCCGCGTCGAGGACGGCAAGGTATGGCTGCGCTTCAAACCCCGACCAGCAGCCGGTCGCTGCCGTCGTCGGCGCCGTGCTGGCGGACTACGAGGTCTCCGACCTGTCTATCGTCGATCCCGACCTCGAGGGTGTGCTGCGGCAGATCTATGCCGCTGGCGACGCATCCGGTCCCGATGTCGCATGAGAGGCACTGTCGTACGGACCGGCCGGGTCAGTTGGCGGTCACGGTTTCGTGCCAGCGTCGTGATCGCAGTTCTGGCTGGTCGCAGTCTATGGGTGTACCGATCTGGATTGCTGATCTCGGCCGGCGTACTGCTGGTGCAGATCTTCGCGCTGCAGATGGTGTGGACCTGGGTGTATGCCGGCGACTCGGTCGTCGATGGGTCCGGTGGGGTGGGGGAGATCTCGCTACCCGTCCAGCTTGCTTACGTGACCTTGTCCACGGCGCAGTTCTGGGCACTGAACCACTGGGGGGTCTATTCGCTGCAGCAACGCGTCCGTGAGGGCCGCATCGGCACCGACCTCGCGCGACCACTTGATCTGCTCTGGCAGGTCACCATGGGCCGGGTCGGCACCATCGCCGGATGCCTACCGTTTGCCCTGGCCGCACTGCTGATCGCCATGGCATTCGGAGGTGTCGTGGCACCGGCCTCGGCAGGTGCGTTGGTGGCCTACCTGGTCGCGCTGGTGTTGGCCACCGTCATCTCGGTGCAGCTGGTGCTGCTGCTCGACATGACCTCCTTCTGGTCGTTGGAGGTGACCGGCATCTACTTGTCGTTCACCTTGGTCTCTCGATTCCTGTCTGGCTCTTTGGTGCCGCTGTGGTTCATGCCTGACTGGCTGCGGGTCGTCGCGGGACTGTTTCCGTTCCAGGCCACGACCTTCAGCCCGGTCGCCATCTACCTGGGTGTGCTTCAGGGCTCAGCGATGTGGCAGGCGCTCGGCATCGCCGCCGCCTGGGCGGTTGTCCTGGGCGTCGCGCTTCGGCTCAGCTGGGG